DNA from Tachysurus fulvidraco isolate hzauxx_2018 chromosome 16, HZAU_PFXX_2.0, whole genome shotgun sequence:
ttTCACCTGGGGAAGGCGTTCAGCTttgtacatctgagtgttcaggagtttctggctgctttatatgtatttttttgttttagacaTAAAAATGTGGGGCAAAGCACTGgactttttaatttcttcagaaatccaaacatgtctgatctcctcaggagtgaagtggacaaggccttacagagtgagaatggacacctggacctgttcctccgcttccttctgggtctctcactggagaccaatcaaactcttttacgagatttaatgccacagacaggaagcagatctcacagcaaacaggaaacagtgaagtacatcaaggagaagatcagggagaatccatctccagagaaatccatcaatctgttccactgtctgaatgaactgaatgatcattctctagtgcaggaagtacaaacttacctgaacagatGAGGTGACAGTCGTCTTAGTGACaccagactctctcctgctcagtggtcagctctggtgtttgtgttactgacctcagaacagaATCTGGATGTGTTTGATTTGAGGAAATATGATGGATCACACGACGGTCTTCtgaggctgctgccagtggtcaaagcctccagagaagctgagtgagtatttttatttataaatgtattactgcatggtttattattttaatgtaacactgaactgcactgtttgaattaatgtgtgttaatacttactctaatcatctttacacaaacctctggtacgTTTACAGGAGATTGTTTCACTTttgttatatctgaactgagggctgggccacatagacaaaatcttataacatcatatgagtcattttatagcttttatatatgaatcatgaaacattgtgttctctaaaatttatgtaaaaacatCTATACAAAATAACTACATccatttaagaactaaagacatttctgaactaaacaccagtgaaagactttttcttttctgtctatTTTGAAAGTGgcatttaacaaaactctcccagatgagaaaaacatcagactgacaaaatgggatcaatatggatagaaaatatgaaaagtaaatataaatataaatatcaacaCTCTAATGTTCTTCAAGTATCTCTTTATGTTTAAGTTCctcatcttttgttgtgtgtgacagttttgtggggagattcactctgtcatggcttttttcatcaattcagtcaggaccacttgagtcaaaataaagacaattctttgaaatatttaaattttttatttgcaagcttatgaaatttacatttggcggtatggctctgttctgaattccccttccttttcatgagctccatgaaagatagtcagggaacagcagcagctttgtGGGGGaacaatctcccattaactgggaaagcagccagacacccccccccccccccacccccatttagaacagagcctgcatcagtgacaacagaatgacactgatcaagttaaacacagttccaaggaggagctagggaggaggtgggttgcagcaatgcagaggaaacagccaagcagacagactgaaaaagcatttaaatagggcgccctgtttgaagtggaccaatagcgcgcttaggaatcagatcagctgatgggcggggttagaaaattgacatcagctgatagccgagcttgactatgtggcctgcctgaactgacgctgaactgacgctgaacgctatatttcagtcaggaccacttcagtcaaaataaagacaattctttgaaatattaaaattttttatttgcaagcttatgaaatttacatttggtggtatggctctgttctgaattccccttccttttcatgagctccatgaaagctagtcagggaacagcagcagctccgtggggggacaatctcccattaactgggaaagcagccagacaaaatcccccccaaaCAGACCATACCAGGCAATCCTCCCTGGCTCTTCATGCTAACTGAAGAGCCAGCAGAGGATTAAAGCGAGCTTTTCACTAGCCAAACGTATTAGTAAAATTCCAACAGAGCTTTATGTTGTTCATCAGGCACGGAAAGCAGTTCCTTTACCATTTACTAGCAACCACTGACCATTAAACCCCCCCAAAACCAACGGAAGGCTCAGTGCCTGTATACGAATCAAGGCTGCAGAAGACTCCagatcatcatgaacatcatgccATCCCAATTTCCCAAGGAGCAACCAGAACCTTTAACGTTCCACTCCCGGTTCAGCTACCTtagggacagcagcagaggaggagagctggcagcagcagaaaatgagagctagcagcagcagaggaggagagctagcatagcagcagcagagctagctcaatcacaaacagaacaaGAGAACCAAGTGCCTTCTCCCTGAATATCCCGAGTAGCCATCCCTCTAGTATCCATCCAACAACCCGAGAAAGGAGACTTCCAAAAGACCCAACAAGAAATCCAGtcttaacttccttttccaacaatttcaggttctttaaCGGCAGAAAGCAAATTATAGGCAAACTAATGAGTAGTCAACCAAACACTCCTGCGAAAACCTTGGATAAGTCcagctattaaataattgaagaagCAGCGGTTAGGATGCTTCTCGGGGCCTTTCCAGCTTTGGAACATTtactttatctatctatctatctatctatctatctatctatctatctatctatccatctatctatctatctatctatctatctatctatctatttatttatatgtaacgaacagaaacaaaacaagcagGGCCAGGAGCCATTGATTATCAATCCAAAGGTCTCTATCTTTCGCTGGACACTgctacagagaggagagaaatttaatcaagcttttcattttctttgctgGCTAAAGTTTAACCATGTCAAGTTAAGAAGTTAAACCATTTGCcagtaaatatttcctgcataacgtatcataacagcctagcgaggcatggcataacatatcacaacagcctagcaaggcacagcgtGATGTAACATAACGCCTAGCAACTCAtggcatatcatatcataactgCCTAGTAGGGCATAGCACAACATgccatagcctagcgaggcatcgTATAATGTAACAACGcatagcaaggcatggcataaggAATCATAACAGCCCAGCGaagcacagcccagcaaggcataaccCAGCATTATGCAACCcgacacagcccagcaaggcatattATAACGTAACGCAACACAGCCCAgtaaggcacagcacaatgcattACAACAGCACAACGCATTACAacagcacaacgcaacacaacatagcacagtgcaacccaacacagcccagcagggcacagcacaatataacaaacacagcccagcaaggcatggCACAACATATAATAGATaagcgaggcacagcataacgtaACAAAACGCCTAGCAAAGCATGGcctaacgcatcacaacagcctagtgaggcacagcacaacataaacgcctagcaggcatggcctaacaca
Protein-coding regions in this window:
- the LOC125138938 gene encoding NLR family CARD domain-containing protein 3-like codes for the protein NIITHLKSSRSLYIMCHIPVFCWISATVLERILGEAEGGEIPKTLTQMFTHFLIFQIRHKDQKYHQKCDPDPQQTRDSIMALGKLAFQQLEKGNLIFYEEDLRECGIDVREVSVYSGVCTQIFREEFGFHLGKAFSFVHLSVQEFLAALYVFFCFRHKNVGQSTGLFNFFRNPNMSDLLRSEVDKALQSENGHLDLFLRFLLGLSLETNQTLLRDLMPQTGSRSHSKQETVKYIKEKIRENPSPEKSINLFHCLNELNDHSLVQEVQTYLNR